The genomic window TGGCCGATACTTGCCGCTGCATCGGGCACGCACCGTAGCTAACGGGCGGGCCTAAGGGCGCAACCGGCAGCCAAGCGCTCGGTGGTCTGCCATGCGACCCTGGCGAACATAGAAACATGTGAGCGGGGGTCCCATGGCAACACTCCTTCTGACTCGACCGCATGACTCGGGCGCCATGCTTAGGCGGATCTGGGTGACGGTAGACGGGTGCCGAGTTGCCGGGCTACGGCCAGGTCAGTCCGTCAGCGTCACCGTCGAGGGAGGTCAGCGTGTCGTCCAGGCGACGCTGGACTGGATCCGCAGCGAAGCCCTGACCATGCAGTTGGGCGACAGCGAGACTGCTTCGCTAGAAGTGTCGTGCCCCGCGCGCGCCTACTGGCAGACGTGGTCTAAGCCAAGCCAAGCTCTCGACATACGGCACATCTGACCTCTTCGTCCCGAACGCGGGTGCGACGCACCGATAGGTGCTTTCCGTTGCTGTTCCGTGCTGCCTAGCACGGCCACTGCACTGGGCTTGGTGATCCTGGATGGATGACTGTCGGCTGTTCCCGCAGCCATGCCTCCAGCTCTTCCAGAGTGGCGTTGGCGGGAGGCGAGACAGCTAGGTAGGAACGGCCCGCTGTGGCCTGCACGGTTGCTGTCTTCGCTGCTGTACGCCGCGCTGACGCTGCCCTCGGCGTAACCCGCCTCCGCGACACCACGGTGTGCACTGTAGCGGGTTGCCTCGGTCAAATTCACCCTTAATGGACCATTGACACGAAACGGCGCAATCAGGCTGTTACGGTTCTTCTGCCATGTGACAAGCAAGGGGACTGGAAGATGAAGATGAAGATGAAGACCATTGCGCTCGTGCCGGCGGTGCTGGCAGCGGCCATTCTGCTGATTGCGGCGCCCGCGTCGGCCGCGCCCGGCAACATCGGCTTCGGCTTCAACGCGACCGACATCAGCGGCTTCCCAAGCGGTGCCGCCAGGCTCACCGGCGGCGGTGCCCACAACCCGGGGACAGGTTTCGTCAAGTCCGCTGGCGGCTTCCGGTGCACCAGCGACGTCGGCCAGGGCCCACTGGCCGGCTGTCTCGCCGGCGAGGGCGTTCGCTGGGACACGGTCGAACTGCTTGCGAGCACGACCTTCAAGTGCACCGGGGCAGCGACGGAGCCCCTCAAGACCGCGATCACCGATGCGAACACGATCGTGCTCCTCGCCGACTTCTACCGCGCCGGTGACGGTAACGACGAGTCCTTCACCGCGCAGATGATCGTCTCCGCCGACGACATCGCACCCGACATCACCGGGATCCAGAACGTCTGGATTCAGGGCGTCGGCTGCGCCTCGGCGATCGCGAATTTCTCCGGAAAGGCGACCTCGCAGGAGTAGACCACAGAACGGCCGAGCTGTCCGGGCACCTGACCCGCCGTCGTTCCTTACTCATTGATTCACCATGGTCTCGCTCGATCCGGTAAGGATTCTGCTGCACCGCCGGTGAGCGCAGAGGCGGAACAGGCGTTCCTGCTTCTGGAAGAGCGCGGTCGCTTTTGGTGGCTCGACCAGAACACCCGTCGCCATCCCGCCCGCTATCGACCCGCGCACCGGGTCGGTGGCGAGCGGGATGCTGTGCGCAACCACCCACCCACGGTGAAGCGCCCACGGTCCCCGGCCATCCGGTCGAGGCGGTCGACCTCGTGGAGCTGGCCGATGACCCGCAGATGGAACGGTGAGTCGGCCACGCCGGCGGCCTTGATCATCTGAGCGATGTGGTCCCGCCACTGTCCCGGGTCCGACCGGTGGCTGCGGGTCTGCACGTACTCCAGGGCGGCGCCCGGGGCGAACGGCTCCAGTTGCAGCAGCAGCGCGTCCAACCCGCGCAGCGGGGCGTCGGGGCGCGACGCGACCAGCAGGGGGAGACGCTCGCGGACCGCGGCCCGGACGGCCTCCCGGAGCAGGCTGTCCCGGTCGGCGGGCTGGGCGGTGTCGGCGAGCACCTCCTCCAGGCCGTCGGCGAGCACCATGATGCGGTTCTCCAGCCAGAGCCGCCGCCACACCTTGTCGGCGTCGCCCGTGGCGTTGGGTGTCGATGGGGCGCTGGAAGGAACAGCGAGTAGATGGTCCAGGCGACGAGTGTCCCGGCGGTGGCGATGATCGCCCACCGCAGCCCGCGGTGGTGCCGCCGGCCCATCCGATGGTCGGGCCGCTCGTTCGTCCGCCAGCGGAGGCTCCGCTCGGCCTGGCGTTCCCGACGGGTGCGCCACCTGTGCCGCCGCTGACGTAGCCACAGCTCGGCCGCCCAGACCGGGCCACGTCTCGGCCTGCCCATGGACACCCCCATGCCGAACGGCGCCCGAAGTCGGTTCGCGACGAGCTGCTGGTGCGCCGCCGGACGGAGCGGATCGAGCCGCCGGTGGCCGGGCGGATCGACCGGATCGTGCGCTCCGCGCTGCACCGGGTCGAGCAGGCGCTGACCGTCCGGGTCGTGGACCGGTTGCTCGTCGATGTCGACAGCCGGCTGCGGGCTCTGGTCGCGGCAGAGGTGCCGGGCGACGACGCCGGGGATTCCGTGTATCGCGGACGTATCAAAAATTCCATACGCCACCGCAACGGCCCTCCGTTTCTAATGGGGGCATGAACCACAGCGCATCCCTGTCAGCACCGCCTCGCCGCACGCGCAGGATCGTGCTTGTCAGCCTGGCGATCCTGGGCGTGGCGAGCGTCGCGTTCGCCGTGCGGCGACCGCTCATGATGTCCGCTCCGAGGTGCATGGCCGGGCGGTGGCACGGATGCGTCGATACGTTCAACGGTGTGCTGCTCATGATGCTGGTTGCGCTGCCGTTGGCCGCTCTGGTGGTGTGGGCTCTGGCTCGCCTGCGGCGTGCCGCTGGCGTCACATCGGCGTGGCGGATGTCGCTGGCCGAGGTCGGCATGGTCTACGGGACGGTGCCGTTCGTATGGATGACCATGATGTCGGGCCCGGGGGCCGGCATCGTCCCCGGTCGGGTGAGCCTGGTCCCGCTGCGGGACCTGGTCACGATGGGGCCGGTCGGGATCGTCGGCAACCTGCTGATCTTCGCGGCGCTGGGGTTCTTCGCTCCGATGCGTTTCGCGGCGCTGGCGTCCGTGCCGCGGATCCTGGCGCTCGGGGCAGGCTGCTCGGTCCTGGTCGAAACCGCACAGTACGTCCTGCGGCTGGACCGGGTGTCCTCCGTGGATGACGTACTGGTCAACGCCGCCGGCGCCGTGCTGGCCGCGCTGGCGTCGCGCCACTGGTGGCGCACTACGGCGGAGGTGCCTTCGGACCAGCCTCGCCCCGCGCTGGCACCGGCAGACTGAGTCGCGTGTCCGGTGTGCATAGGTCGGCGATATTTTGTGCTGACAATAGGCTTC from Micromonospora kangleipakensis includes these protein-coding regions:
- a CDS encoding NACHT domain-containing protein is translated as MATSAAAQVAHPSGTPGRAEPPLADERAARPSDGPAAPPRAAVGDHRHRRDTRRLDHLLAVPSSAPSTPNATGDADKVWRRLWLENRIMVLADGLEEVLADTAQPADRDSLLREAVRAAVRERLPLLVASRPDAPLRGLDALLLQLEPFAPGAALEYVQTRSHRSDPGQWRDHIAQMIKAAGVADSPFHLRVIGQLHEVDRLDRMAGDRGRFTVGGWLRTASRSPPTRCAGR
- a CDS encoding VanZ family protein, whose amino-acid sequence is MNHSASLSAPPRRTRRIVLVSLAILGVASVAFAVRRPLMMSAPRCMAGRWHGCVDTFNGVLLMMLVALPLAALVVWALARLRRAAGVTSAWRMSLAEVGMVYGTVPFVWMTMMSGPGAGIVPGRVSLVPLRDLVTMGPVGIVGNLLIFAALGFFAPMRFAALASVPRILALGAGCSVLVETAQYVLRLDRVSSVDDVLVNAAGAVLAALASRHWWRTTAEVPSDQPRPALAPAD